The following are encoded together in the Neomonachus schauinslandi chromosome X, ASM220157v2, whole genome shotgun sequence genome:
- the LOC110572631 gene encoding LOW QUALITY PROTEIN: proline-rich protein 19-like (The sequence of the model RefSeq protein was modified relative to this genomic sequence to represent the inferred CDS: inserted 1 base in 1 codon) has product MGVEGVENPGGFVGPEEGHYGPPRASPPQPFQRPEETGHVRHRKTRRERNEALMGSCQPLTRQDPPVTSQDPSVAPTAPKLVVITQGRLSREHWGLFNHEEKSLDVARLLSCESLEPGTPSLPTKPSPSPRWAQEPAPQSRGKENQVPRGSGPGPPSPPELPGWGQLLEELQCQLILPQAFPRRNLVQEARDAIVGTLXDLTVVLRGCQPPLPGTKPGGPESRRMTPSCINSPEPAPGEGRQRRQQRTKMLTFAMPHTCSTPMVHRVSLAAPKGPWPPPVPLLPSPSEAAWGPPTAFDLLKSIWLVATLPPPRPWGVRPQQPMPQPPSPLLPRTSTLDWSPSPPAQLPSLSWVVAQSSPEAWSFPPMGLY; this is encoded by the exons ATGGGTGTGGAAGGAGTGGAAAACCCTGGAG gGTTCGTTGGTCCAGAAGAAGGACACTATGGACCCCCGAGGGCCAGCCCCCCCCAGCCTTTCCAGCGGCCTGAGGAAACTGGTCATGTCCGCCATCGGAAGACGAGGCGGGAGCGCAATGAGGCCCTGATGGGCAGCTGCCAGCCATTGACCCGTCAGGATCCTCCTGTGACCAGTCAGGATCCCTCTGTGGCCCCTACTGCTCCCAAGCTTGTGGTCATAACCCAGGGCCGGCTGAGCCGGGAGCACTGGGGTCTCTTCAACCATGAGGAGAAATCTCTTGACGTGGCACGGCTGCTTAGCTGTGAGTCCCTggagccaggcaccccttcactcCCCACCAAACCCTCCCCGAGCCCAAGGTGGGCCCAAGAACCGGCCCCACAGTCAAGGGGCAAGGAGAACCAGGTGCCTAGAGGCTCTGGCCCAGGCCCACCCAGTCCCCCAGAGCTCCCTGGCTGGGGGCAGCTGCTGGAGGAGCTGCAGTGCCAGCTGATTCTGCCACAGGCCTTCCCCAGGAGGAACCTAGTGCAAGAAGCCAGGGATGCCATTGTGGGCACCT CAGACCTCACCGTGGTGCTCCGTGGCTGCCAGCCACCCTTACCAGGGACCAAGCCTGGGGGCCCTGAAAGCCGAAGGATGACACCCTCCTGCATCAACAGCCCTGAGCCagccccaggggaggggaggcagaggaggcaaCAGAGGACAAAGATGCTCACCTTTGCCATGCCTCACACCTGCAGCACTCCCATGGTGCACCGGGTGAGCCTGGCAGCGCCAAAAGGCCCCTGGCCACCCCCCGTGCCCTTGTTGCCTTCGCCATCCGAGGCAGCCTGGGGCCCCCCAACAGCCTTTGACCTGCTGAAAAGCATCTGGCTGGTAGCCACGCTGCCCCCTCCGCGGCCCTGGGGGGTCAGGCCCCAACAGCCCATGCCTCAGCCACCATCACCCTTGTTGCCCAGAACCTCTACCCTGGACTGGAGCCCCAGCCCCCCTGCCCAACTGCCCAGCCTCTCCTGGGTGGTGGCCCAGAGCAGCCCAGAGGCCTGGTCCTTTCCACCCATGGGACTGTACTGA